A portion of the Stigmatella aurantiaca DW4/3-1 genome contains these proteins:
- a CDS encoding tRNA (cytidine(34)-2'-O)-methyltransferase — protein sequence MLEPLARPLHLVLVSPQIPPNTGNVARLCAVTGSRLILIEPLGFSIADRDLKRAGLDYWDKVFLKLYPTYPAYLEDFPAARRWLFSARAPTSLYAARFEAGDHLVFGSEVTGLPAEVMAGGSGQSVTIPMLEERRSLNLSTSVGIATYEALRQVQLGRAAGQAFPTS from the coding sequence ATGCTTGAGCCCCTGGCGCGGCCGCTGCATCTGGTGCTGGTGTCCCCGCAGATTCCGCCCAACACGGGCAACGTCGCCCGCCTGTGCGCGGTGACGGGCAGCCGGCTCATCCTCATCGAGCCGCTGGGCTTCTCCATCGCGGACCGGGACCTCAAGCGGGCCGGTCTGGACTACTGGGACAAGGTTTTTCTCAAGCTGTACCCCACTTATCCAGCCTACCTGGAGGACTTTCCGGCCGCCCGGAGGTGGTTGTTCTCCGCCCGGGCCCCCACCTCCCTCTATGCGGCCCGGTTCGAGGCGGGGGACCACCTGGTGTTCGGCTCGGAGGTGACGGGCTTGCCCGCCGAGGTGATGGCCGGAGGCTCCGGGCAGTCCGTGACCATTCCCATGCTGGAGGAGCGGCGCAGCCTCAACCTCTCCACCTCGGTGGGGATCGCCACCTACGAGGCCCTGCGGCAGGTCCAGCTGGGGAGGGCGGCCGGACAAGCGTTCCCCACAAGTTGA
- a CDS encoding J domain-containing protein, with the protein MSPSFVAEALYSAHKTRATGQLTLHAGGRESRLFLQEGNLVGTRLGFGFQSPAQALLQGGRMGAEALDALWARGGAGTPDEDLLETLGVGTDTVTEYQVLAHVRRLSQLAERSAFEPGSVEKMFQPIAGARVVRAALESVQGEKGPSRVYRCLDVAACEPWLTRQEERAFLESFEEFRQLEPPVSSQEALLHLLEREGLVESLSVEEWEARERARLEEARLAEEARLAEEARLAEEARLAEEARQLAEEARLAEEARLAEEARRLAEEARLAEEARLAEEARFAEEEARLAEEVRLAEEARLAEEARQLAEEARLAEEARLAEEARLAEEARLAEEARLAEEARLAEEAQLAEETRLAEEARQLAEEARLVEEARLVEEARLAEEARQLAEEARLAEEARLAEEVRLAEEARLAEEARLAEEARLAEEARLAEEARLAEEARQLAEEARLAEEARLAEEARLAEEARLAEEARLAEEARLVEEARQLAEEARLAEEARLAEEARLAEEARLAEEARQLAEEARLAEEARLAEEARLAEEARLAEEARLAEEARLVEEARQLAEEARLAEEARLAEEARLAEEARLAEEARQLAEEARLAEKARQLAEEARLAEEARLAEEARLAEEARLAEEARLAEEVRLAEEARQLAEEARLAEEARLAEEARLAEEVRLAEEARQLAEEARLAEEARLAEEALLAEEARLAEEARLAEEARQLAEEARLAEEARLAEEARLAEEARLAEEARLAEEARLAEEARLAEEARLAEEARLAEEARLVEEARQLAEEARLAEEARLAEEARLAEEVRLAEEARLAEEARLAEEARLAEEARLAEEARQLAEETRLAEEARLAEEARLAEEARQLAEEARLAEEARLAEEARRDEEVRRAEELRLAAETRRSLEEARLAEEARLADEARQAEEARLEEERRRAKEARLAEKARRIEAAALEEEVRRAEEERLAQEARLAEEARLAEEARRAEEDRLAEELRLAAEARQAAEAARQSEGAWTPASTGLDEESRLEEERRKAKEARLAEKARRAAAMAPLARDEKALEVDAVSLEPQVPGAGEAQLAEAQRLAEEARLAEEARLAEEARLAQEARLAEEQRLAEELRLAAEARQLAEATSSPEEVRHAEAEHLQEEARLEERRRAKEARLAEKARQAAEAARLAEEAQQQEGRFIEEVALEDAGLLMEEAQQAGGPQGEPSAPGTPEELSLDEEFLLVEEAPQAGSERPPAQLEAQPISDFSWSDAIPASEQPQEVLPQEDKAALRLARQWAENELLHDMEEVQRRLVASPAEDWLVEEPGLHTGVKAIPAPTPKESPSAGGASGEVNLEQDVWSDLVPPGEEAAPSAAVLSAPPAPSALPAPGPRVAAGRLASAPPPSKPGGGLPRTGEDDLWRIVTFEQGEGPEDFSSSFEAALKQVDSHLETLIEAGAQGLELPVEAVIETAAESEPGGFLLPPDDKGTATGQTAPSTTAGSAQGIEDDLSGLDDWDFNEDDVAGDPSNPDDEARLRRQRLLRRAMENMGALGARADTPAGAVPESPSPAASEPVAPPSSAEELGLAQQIEQRYAELQNRRDHFTVLGIPQDTPRDQVKATFLSMAKVFHPDRLPASLVHLAPKMTAVFEAIREAYDVLHDDAKRAAYVEGLKAKAAAPKFAGTGAAPAVRSGASDNPDDLFKMGEVYFRKRDFPAAAEHYERAYALAPKALYLAARAWALYMDPQRKAEVAKAKQMMADAVQADPQCDRAHYQLGVIARVEGDMDRAERHFREAVRTNPKHLEANQELRLIEMRKKNTPPPKKGLFR; encoded by the coding sequence ATGTCTCCCTCGTTCGTCGCCGAAGCGCTGTACTCCGCTCACAAGACCCGGGCCACCGGTCAGCTCACGCTCCACGCGGGAGGGCGGGAGTCGCGGCTGTTCCTGCAGGAGGGGAACCTGGTCGGCACGCGGCTGGGCTTCGGGTTTCAGAGCCCGGCGCAGGCGCTGTTGCAGGGGGGGCGGATGGGGGCGGAGGCGCTGGATGCGCTCTGGGCCCGGGGTGGGGCGGGAACGCCTGATGAGGATCTTCTGGAGACCCTGGGGGTGGGCACGGACACGGTGACCGAGTACCAGGTGCTCGCGCACGTGCGCCGGTTGAGCCAGCTCGCCGAGCGCTCCGCCTTCGAGCCGGGTTCGGTGGAAAAGATGTTTCAGCCCATCGCGGGCGCCCGCGTGGTCCGGGCCGCTTTGGAGTCGGTGCAGGGCGAGAAGGGGCCCTCTCGCGTGTACCGGTGCCTCGATGTGGCGGCATGCGAGCCGTGGCTGACCCGGCAAGAGGAGCGGGCGTTTCTGGAGTCGTTCGAGGAGTTCCGGCAGTTGGAGCCACCGGTTTCAAGCCAGGAGGCGTTGCTACACCTTTTGGAACGCGAGGGGCTTGTCGAGTCCCTGAGCGTTGAGGAGTGGGAAGCCCGTGAGCGCGCCCGGCTGGAGGAGGCGCGGCTGGCCGAAGAGGCACGCTTGGCGGAGGAGGCTCGCCTCGCGGAAGAGGCGCGACTGGCGGAGGAGGCCCGACAGCTTGCGGAGGAGGCTCGTCTCGCCGAAGAGGCGCGGCTGGCGGAGGAGGCCCGACGGCTGGCCGAAGAAGCTCGCCTCGCGGAAGAGGCGCGGTTGGCAGAGGAGGCCCGCTTCGCGGAGGAAGAGGCGCGACTGGCGGAGGAGGTTCGCCTCGCGGAAGAGGCTCGGCTGGCGGAGGAAGCCCGACAACTGGCGGAGGAGGCGCGGCTGGCGGAGGAGGCGCGGCTGGCGGAGGAAGCCCGGCTGGCCGAAGAGGCGCGGTTGGCCGAAGAGGCTCGCCTCGCGGAGGAGGCGCGGCTGGCGGAGGAGGCGCAGCTGGCCGAAGAGACTCGCCTCGCGGAGGAAGCCCGACAGTTGGCGGAGGAGGCGCGGCTGGTGGAGGAGGCGCGGCTGGTGGAGGAGGCGCGGCTGGCGGAGGAAGCCCGACAGTTGGCGGAAGAGGCTCGGCTGGCGGAGGAGGCGCGGCTGGCCGAAGAGGTTCGCCTCGCGGAGGAGGCGCGGCTGGCGGAGGAGGCGCGGCTGGCGGAGGAGGCGCGGCTGGCCGAAGAGGCTCGCCTCGCGGAGGAGGCTCGCCTCGCGGAGGAAGCCCGACAGTTGGCGGAAGAGGCCCGGCTGGCGGAGGAGGCCCGGCTAGCGGAAGAGGCGCGGCTGGCGGAAGAGGCGCGGCTGGCGGAAGAGGCGCGGCTGGCGGAAGAGGCGCGGTTGGTGGAGGAAGCCCGACAGTTGGCGGAGGAGGCCCGCCTCGCGGAAGAGGCTCGGCTGGCGGAGGAGGCGCGGCTGGCCGAAGAGGCTCGCCTCGCGGAGGAAGCCCGACAGCTGGCGGAGGAGGCTCGGCTAGCGGAAGAGGCGCGGCTGGCGGAAGAGGCGCGGCTGGCGGAAGAGGCGCGGCTGGCGGAAGAGGCGCGGCTGGCGGAAGAGGCGCGGTTGGTGGAGGAAGCCCGACAGTTGGCGGAGGAGGCCCGCCTCGCGGAAGAGGCTCGGCTGGCGGAGGAGGCGCGGCTGGCCGAAGAGGCTCGCCTCGCGGAGGAAGCCCGACAGTTGGCGGAAGAGGCTCGCCTCGCGGAGAAAGCCCGACAGCTGGCGGAGGAGGCGCGGCTGGCGGAAGAGGCGCGGCTGGCGGAAGAGGCGCGGCTGGCGGAAGAGGCGCGGCTGGCGGAAGAGGCGCGGCTGGCGGAAGAGGTTCGCCTCGCGGAGGAAGCCCGACAGTTGGCGGAGGAGGCCCGCCTCGCGGAAGAGGCTCGGCTGGCGGAGGAGGCGCGGCTGGCCGAAGAGGTTCGCCTCGCGGAGGAAGCCCGACAGTTGGCGGAGGAGGCCCGCCTCGCGGAAGAGGCGCGGCTGGCCGAAGAGGCGCTGCTGGCGGAAGAGGCTCGGCTGGCGGAAGAGGCTCGCCTCGCGGAGGAAGCCCGACAGTTGGCGGAAGAGGCGCGGCTGGCGGAAGAGGCGCGGCTGGCGGAAGAGGCGCGGCTGGCGGAAGAGGCGCGGCTGGCGGAAGAGGCGCGGCTGGCGGAAGAGGCGCGGCTGGCGGAAGAGGCACGGCTGGCGGAAGAGGCGCGGCTGGCGGAAGAGGCGCGGCTGGCGGAAGAGGCGCGGTTGGTGGAGGAAGCCCGACAGTTGGCGGAGGAGGCCCGCCTCGCGGAAGAGGCTCGGCTGGCGGAGGAGGCGCGGCTGGCCGAAGAGGTTCGCCTCGCGGAGGAGGCCCGCCTCGCGGAGGAGGCCCGCCTCGCGGAAGAGGCTCGGCTGGCCGAAGAGGCTCGCCTCGCGGAGGAAGCCCGACAGCTGGCGGAGGAGACTCGCCTCGCGGAAGAGGCTCGGTTGGCCGAAGAGGCTCGCCTCGCGGAGGAAGCCCGACAGCTGGCGGAGGAGGCTCGGCTGGCCGAAGAGGCTCGGCTGGCCGAAGAAGCTCGCCGGGACGAAGAGGTCCGGCGAGCAGAAGAGTTGCGTCTGGCTGCTGAAACTCGCCGCTCGCTAGAAGAGGCTCGCCTCGCGGAAGAAGCCCGGCTGGCGGATGAGGCGCGTCAGGCCGAAGAGGCACGTCTCGAAGAGGAACGGCGCAGGGCCAAGGAGGCGCGGCTGGCAGAGAAGGCCCGTCGCATTGAAGCCGCCGCTCTTGAGGAGGAGGTCCGGCGCGCCGAAGAGGAACGGCTGGCGCAGGAAGCACGGCTGGCGGAAGAGGCTCGGCTGGCGGAAGAGGCTCGGCGGGCAGAGGAAGATCGGTTGGCCGAAGAGCTGCGTCTGGCTGCGGAGGCCCGCCAAGCGGCGGAGGCCGCGCGTCAATCCGAGGGCGCATGGACACCCGCCTCAACGGGGCTGGACGAGGAATCACGCCTCGAAGAAGAACGGCGCAAGGCCAAGGAAGCCCGGCTCGCGGAGAAGGCTCGTCGGGCCGCCGCGATGGCGCCCCTCGCGAGGGACGAGAAGGCGCTCGAGGTGGACGCTGTTTCCCTGGAGCCGCAGGTACCTGGAGCCGGAGAAGCTCAGCTCGCCGAAGCGCAGCGGCTTGCGGAAGAGGCACGTCTCGCGGAAGAGGCGCGTCTCGCGGAAGAGGCTCGGCTTGCTCAGGAGGCGCGTCTTGCCGAGGAGCAGCGGTTGGCCGAAGAGCTGCGTCTGGCCGCGGAGGCTCGCCAACTCGCCGAGGCCACCTCTTCCCCAGAAGAAGTGCGCCACGCCGAGGCCGAACACTTGCAGGAGGAAGCCCGGCTCGAGGAGCGGCGCCGGGCCAAGGAGGCCCGGTTGGCGGAAAAAGCCCGCCAGGCGGCTGAGGCGGCACGCCTCGCGGAGGAGGCCCAACAGCAGGAGGGGCGCTTCATCGAGGAGGTGGCTCTCGAAGATGCCGGTCTCTTGATGGAAGAGGCTCAGCAGGCCGGAGGACCCCAGGGAGAGCCAAGCGCGCCGGGGACGCCCGAGGAGCTTTCGCTCGATGAGGAGTTCCTGCTGGTCGAGGAGGCGCCTCAGGCCGGGAGCGAGCGCCCCCCTGCGCAACTCGAGGCGCAGCCCATCTCCGATTTCTCCTGGTCCGATGCCATTCCTGCTTCGGAACAGCCGCAGGAGGTGCTGCCTCAGGAGGACAAGGCTGCGCTGCGTCTTGCGCGGCAGTGGGCGGAGAACGAGCTGCTCCACGACATGGAAGAGGTGCAGCGCCGGTTGGTGGCCTCTCCCGCCGAAGATTGGCTCGTCGAGGAGCCGGGGCTGCACACGGGCGTCAAGGCCATCCCCGCGCCGACTCCGAAGGAGTCTCCCTCCGCGGGAGGGGCCTCCGGGGAAGTCAACCTGGAGCAGGATGTGTGGAGCGACTTGGTCCCCCCGGGTGAGGAGGCGGCTCCCTCGGCGGCCGTCCTGTCGGCCCCGCCTGCTCCCTCCGCGCTCCCGGCGCCTGGGCCCCGGGTCGCCGCCGGGAGATTGGCCTCCGCCCCCCCTCCCTCGAAGCCGGGAGGGGGACTTCCCCGGACGGGAGAGGATGACCTCTGGCGCATCGTCACCTTCGAGCAGGGGGAGGGGCCCGAGGACTTCTCCTCGTCCTTCGAGGCCGCGCTGAAGCAGGTGGACTCCCACCTGGAGACCCTGATCGAAGCGGGGGCGCAAGGGCTCGAACTCCCGGTAGAGGCCGTCATCGAGACGGCGGCCGAGTCCGAGCCTGGAGGTTTCCTGTTGCCTCCTGATGACAAGGGAACGGCAACTGGACAGACTGCGCCGAGCACCACGGCTGGATCTGCTCAGGGCATCGAGGATGACCTGAGCGGTCTGGACGATTGGGACTTCAACGAGGACGACGTGGCGGGAGATCCCTCCAATCCGGACGACGAGGCCAGGCTGAGGCGCCAGCGCCTGCTGCGCCGTGCCATGGAGAACATGGGGGCGCTGGGCGCCCGGGCCGACACTCCAGCCGGAGCGGTCCCCGAGAGCCCGTCTCCCGCTGCCAGTGAGCCCGTGGCCCCCCCCTCGAGCGCCGAGGAGTTGGGGTTGGCGCAGCAGATCGAACAGCGCTACGCCGAGTTGCAGAACCGGCGCGACCACTTCACCGTCCTCGGTATCCCCCAGGACACCCCTCGGGATCAGGTGAAGGCCACCTTCCTCAGCATGGCGAAGGTCTTCCACCCGGACCGGCTGCCGGCCTCTCTGGTGCACCTGGCGCCCAAGATGACCGCCGTCTTCGAGGCCATCCGCGAGGCGTACGACGTGCTGCATGACGACGCCAAGCGGGCCGCGTATGTGGAGGGGCTCAAGGCGAAAGCCGCGGCCCCCAAGTTCGCGGGCACGGGGGCTGCTCCCGCGGTTCGCTCCGGCGCCAGCGACAACCCGGACGACCTGTTCAAGATGGGCGAGGTCTACTTCCGCAAGAGGGACTTCCCGGCGGCGGCCGAGCACTATGAGCGGGCCTACGCGCTGGCCCCGAAGGCCCTCTACCTGGCCGCGCGGGCCTGGGCCCTCTACATGGACCCCCAACGCAAGGCCGAGGTGGCCAAGGCCAAGCAGATGATGGCGGATGCCGTCCAGGCCGACCCCCAGTGCGACCGGGCCCACTATCAATTGGGGGTCATCGCCCGGGTCGAAGGCGACATGGACCGGGCCGAGCGCCACTTCCGCGAGGCGGTGCGCACCAACCCCAAGCACCTGGAGGCCAACCAGGAGCTCCGGTTGATTGAAATGCGGAAGAAGAATACCCCGCCGCCCAAGAAGGGGCTCTTCCGCTGA
- a CDS encoding di-heme oxidoredictase family protein: MTFKSTGAAIFILAAVLLANDSWAATYGVQPSGSSAIFYVDTTSWADLHYKVNNGAQLNVRMTVTQGRNQFTVTGLSAGNTVDYSFTYLDPACNCAQDTAWALYTHGSAVDAGTPDAGTPDAGTPDAGTPDAGTPDAGPPPGNIVPLFNSSTALEPALVENTAAALITKVGGRVRDRHARESQFQAYDHYLPLYFEKRTFYIEIVDEVAKGGNQIKVNLITTAPHSGTNFRAFFRGINTVAEYFHNGTFTQTGTNQYTASVNYNAKEGRAIRVGDRMEIEVGVFLTQPVEGRFNYYSRAWLYMVGQGGIVPFEASGALLDSFPMAEAGWSGGRTTLNAPYSNEPDNRFIQMALNMSPLNAQTFVEGRRIHHTDFGDGSHSEPGNPALTEHQNKLGPDYVSRSCVSCHVQNGRGLPPATTNTTLSNYVVKVGTANGSADAKIGFKLQPRRTSGTPESDIRISSWTTSSGTFKDGTGYSLRKPVYSFLNYTPTNYSARITPQLVGMGLLEAVPETAISQLADPNDSNGDGISGRLQTVVDPETRVTRLGRFGWKAGSARVKFQIAEAFNSDMGVTSTIYPTLDCGSQQTGCSGSSNELNAQSLDKITRYVALLGVPARRDLTNAQALQGETLFKSAGCDKCHTQTLTTSAYHPHTELRSQTIHPYTDLLLHDMGTGLADNLPEGQASGAEWRTPPLWGIGLTAGVSGGEAYLHDGRARSLSEAILWHGGEGEAAKQRFVNMTAAERNALLAFLKSL, encoded by the coding sequence ATGACATTCAAATCCACTGGAGCGGCCATCTTCATTTTGGCTGCGGTCCTCTTGGCAAATGACTCTTGGGCCGCCACCTATGGCGTCCAACCCTCGGGCTCATCTGCCATTTTCTACGTCGACACCACCTCGTGGGCAGACCTCCACTACAAGGTCAACAACGGTGCCCAACTCAACGTCCGGATGACTGTCACCCAAGGCAGGAATCAATTCACGGTCACGGGCCTGAGCGCTGGCAATACCGTCGACTACTCCTTCACCTACTTGGATCCGGCCTGCAACTGTGCCCAAGACACGGCCTGGGCTCTGTACACGCATGGCAGCGCCGTCGACGCCGGCACCCCTGACGCCGGCACCCCCGACGCCGGCACCCCTGACGCCGGCACCCCTGACGCCGGCACCCCTGACGCCGGTCCTCCTCCTGGCAACATCGTGCCCCTGTTCAACAGCAGCACGGCGCTGGAGCCGGCCCTGGTGGAGAACACCGCGGCGGCGTTGATCACCAAGGTGGGCGGCCGGGTGCGTGACCGCCACGCTCGCGAGTCTCAGTTCCAGGCGTATGACCACTACCTGCCGCTGTATTTCGAGAAGCGGACCTTCTACATCGAGATCGTGGACGAGGTGGCCAAGGGTGGAAACCAGATCAAGGTCAACCTCATCACGACCGCGCCCCACAGCGGCACGAACTTCCGCGCGTTCTTCCGCGGAATCAACACGGTGGCCGAGTACTTCCACAACGGTACCTTCACCCAGACCGGCACCAACCAGTACACCGCCAGCGTCAACTACAACGCCAAGGAAGGCCGGGCCATCCGGGTCGGCGACCGCATGGAGATTGAAGTCGGCGTCTTCCTGACCCAGCCGGTGGAAGGCCGCTTCAACTATTACTCCCGCGCATGGCTGTACATGGTCGGCCAGGGCGGCATCGTCCCGTTCGAGGCCTCGGGCGCGCTGCTGGACTCCTTCCCCATGGCGGAGGCGGGCTGGAGCGGTGGCCGGACCACGCTGAACGCGCCGTACTCGAACGAGCCCGATAACCGCTTCATCCAGATGGCGCTGAACATGTCCCCCCTGAATGCCCAGACGTTCGTCGAGGGCCGGCGCATCCACCACACGGACTTCGGGGACGGCAGCCACTCCGAGCCGGGCAACCCCGCGCTCACCGAGCACCAGAACAAGCTCGGTCCTGACTACGTCTCGCGCTCGTGTGTCTCCTGCCACGTGCAGAACGGACGCGGCCTGCCTCCGGCCACCACCAACACCACGCTGAGCAACTACGTGGTCAAGGTGGGCACCGCCAACGGCAGCGCGGATGCGAAGATTGGCTTCAAGCTGCAGCCTCGCCGGACCAGCGGCACCCCCGAGTCGGACATCCGCATCTCGAGCTGGACGACCTCCTCCGGCACGTTCAAGGACGGAACCGGCTACTCGCTGCGCAAGCCGGTCTACAGCTTCCTCAACTACACCCCGACGAACTACTCGGCGCGCATCACCCCGCAGCTGGTCGGCATGGGCCTGCTGGAGGCCGTGCCTGAGACTGCCATCTCCCAGCTGGCCGATCCGAATGACAGCAACGGCGACGGCATCTCGGGCCGGCTCCAGACCGTGGTGGATCCGGAGACGCGCGTGACGCGGCTGGGCCGCTTCGGCTGGAAGGCCGGTTCGGCGCGCGTGAAGTTCCAGATCGCCGAGGCCTTCAACAGCGACATGGGCGTCACGTCGACGATCTATCCCACCCTGGACTGCGGCTCGCAGCAGACGGGCTGCTCGGGCTCCAGCAACGAGCTGAACGCTCAGTCCCTGGACAAGATCACCCGCTACGTCGCGCTGCTGGGCGTCCCGGCGCGCCGCGACCTGACCAACGCTCAGGCGCTGCAGGGCGAGACGCTGTTCAAGAGCGCCGGGTGCGACAAGTGCCACACCCAGACGCTGACCACCAGCGCCTACCACCCGCACACGGAGCTGCGCAGCCAGACGATCCACCCGTACACGGACCTGCTGCTGCACGACATGGGCACGGGGCTGGCCGACAACCTCCCCGAGGGCCAGGCCTCGGGCGCGGAGTGGCGCACGCCGCCCCTCTGGGGCATCGGCCTGACGGCGGGTGTCAGCGGCGGTGAGGCCTACCTGCACGACGGCCGCGCTCGCTCGCTGAGCGAGGCCATCCTCTGGCACGGAGGCGAGGGTGAGGCCGCCAAGCAGCGGTTCGTCAACATGACCGCCGCCGAGCGCAACGCGCTGCTGGCGTTCTTGAAGTCCCTCTAA
- a CDS encoding DUF192 domain-containing protein: MRWKVTNLTRGKLLADRAERAASFVDRFIGLMGRRSLGFGEGMHIVPCNSIHTFFMRIPIDVAFLDPEGTVVKQLLAMPPWRVSSICFKAHSVLELPAGTLSASGTGEGDRLSFEEVG; encoded by the coding sequence ATGCGATGGAAGGTGACCAACCTCACGCGAGGGAAACTCCTGGCGGACCGCGCCGAGCGGGCCGCCTCGTTCGTGGACCGCTTCATCGGGCTGATGGGGCGCCGCTCGCTCGGCTTCGGCGAGGGCATGCACATCGTGCCTTGTAACTCCATCCACACCTTCTTCATGCGCATCCCCATCGACGTGGCCTTCCTGGATCCAGAAGGGACCGTCGTCAAGCAGCTTCTGGCGATGCCGCCCTGGCGGGTGAGCTCCATCTGCTTCAAGGCCCACTCGGTGCTGGAGCTGCCCGCGGGCACACTGTCGGCCAGCGGAACGGGCGAAGGCGATCGCCTCTCCTTCGAAGAGGTGGGCTAG
- a CDS encoding Stp1/IreP family PP2C-type Ser/Thr phosphatase, producing the protein MRIEVAGITHVGMKRNHNEDNYLLLPEENLCCVADGMGGHSSGEIASKIAVDELGEFFRMTSRDAEATWPFKMDKTRNYDENRLATGIKLANAKIFERASGDTKYKGMGTTIVTVYFANATAYVGHVGDSRVYFFREGVLRQITEDHSLLNDYLKAKKLSPEEIENFPHKNVIVRALGMKESVLVDVARLEPKDDDVFLLCSDGLSGMVTDQQMQEVLGRTSELEKACSQLIDLANAAGGNDNVTCVLARYHGA; encoded by the coding sequence ATGCGTATCGAAGTAGCCGGCATCACCCACGTCGGGATGAAGCGCAACCACAACGAGGACAACTACCTCCTTTTGCCGGAGGAGAACCTCTGCTGCGTCGCCGACGGGATGGGTGGGCACTCCTCCGGGGAGATCGCCTCCAAGATCGCGGTGGACGAGCTCGGAGAGTTCTTCCGGATGACGTCCCGGGACGCGGAAGCCACCTGGCCGTTCAAGATGGACAAGACGCGCAACTACGACGAGAACCGGCTGGCCACCGGCATCAAGCTCGCCAACGCGAAGATCTTCGAGCGGGCCAGCGGCGACACGAAGTACAAGGGCATGGGCACCACCATCGTGACCGTGTACTTCGCCAACGCCACGGCCTACGTGGGGCATGTCGGGGACAGCCGCGTCTACTTCTTCCGTGAGGGCGTCCTGCGGCAGATCACCGAGGACCACTCGCTGCTCAACGACTACCTCAAGGCCAAGAAGCTCTCCCCCGAGGAGATCGAGAACTTCCCGCACAAGAACGTCATCGTCCGGGCGCTGGGCATGAAGGAGTCGGTCCTGGTGGACGTGGCGCGGCTCGAGCCGAAGGACGACGATGTCTTCCTGCTCTGCTCGGACGGCCTGTCCGGCATGGTGACGGATCAGCAGATGCAGGAGGTGCTCGGGCGCACCTCGGAGCTGGAGAAGGCGTGCTCCCAGCTCATCGACCTGGCGAACGCAGCGGGAGGCAACGACAACGTCACCTGTGTTCTGGCGCGCTACCACGGCGCCTGA
- a CDS encoding nucleotidyltransferase family protein, with the protein MKAMILCAGLGTRLRPLTGRWPKPALPFLGQPLLRYHLAVLKAAGVTAVGINTHHLPEVMEATARAECERVGLPLHVVHEPVIQGTGGGIRGLKGFLAGDDFLVFNGDILFPVDLRPVVAAHRKSGAAATMVLMPMPPEEKYAAVEMDAGGQVRRIAGHGPGGSALSPWHFTGVHVMSPRIFEVMAPEGPEDINRDVYVRGMAAGWVVRGEVVRAYWSDLGTPSRYLATVRDVLLGRVPVETLGDASPFAGLARGPGNGWVHPEAHLGTAQVEGPAYFGAGCVVEAGAHVGSAVAVGARARVGEGARLHRVALFEDTQVAPGETLEEVLAWGPHRIPAPIGA; encoded by the coding sequence ATGAAGGCGATGATCCTCTGTGCGGGGCTGGGCACGCGCCTGCGCCCGCTCACCGGGCGGTGGCCCAAGCCCGCGCTTCCGTTCCTGGGGCAGCCGCTGTTGCGCTACCACCTGGCGGTGCTGAAGGCCGCGGGCGTCACCGCGGTGGGCATCAATACGCACCACCTGCCCGAGGTGATGGAGGCCACCGCGCGCGCCGAGTGTGAGCGCGTGGGGCTGCCGCTCCACGTGGTGCACGAGCCCGTCATTCAGGGCACGGGGGGCGGCATCCGGGGCCTGAAGGGTTTCCTGGCCGGCGACGACTTCCTCGTCTTCAACGGGGACATCCTCTTCCCGGTGGACCTGCGGCCGGTGGTCGCGGCGCACCGGAAGTCAGGGGCTGCGGCCACGATGGTGCTGATGCCCATGCCGCCGGAGGAGAAGTACGCGGCGGTGGAGATGGATGCCGGTGGGCAGGTGCGCCGGATTGCCGGTCACGGCCCGGGGGGCTCCGCGCTGAGCCCGTGGCACTTCACCGGGGTCCACGTCATGTCTCCGCGCATCTTCGAGGTCATGGCGCCCGAAGGCCCCGAGGACATCAACCGCGATGTCTACGTGCGGGGGATGGCGGCGGGGTGGGTGGTGCGTGGCGAGGTGGTGCGGGCGTATTGGTCTGATCTGGGCACGCCCTCTCGCTACCTGGCCACGGTGCGCGACGTGCTCCTGGGCCGGGTGCCGGTGGAGACCCTGGGGGACGCCTCTCCCTTCGCGGGGCTGGCCCGGGGGCCGGGCAACGGGTGGGTGCATCCCGAGGCGCACCTGGGGACCGCCCAGGTGGAGGGGCCGGCATATTTCGGGGCTGGGTGCGTGGTGGAGGCGGGCGCGCACGTGGGCTCCGCCGTGGCGGTCGGTGCGCGGGCGCGGGTGGGGGAAGGCGCGCGGCTTCACCGCGTGGCGCTCTTCGAGGACACCCAGGTGGCCCCGGGCGAGACGCTGGAAGAGGTGCTGGCCTGGGGGCCTCACCGCATCCCCGCGCCCATCGGGGCGTGA